The genomic DNA AACCTCAGTACAATAAATGAACGCCTTGAAGCGCATAATCCCTTTAATAAATTGAATCTTTCTACGTCTTCTCTTCAGGCGAAGGTATGCTCTGTAAGCCTACTGCTGAAATACGTGAACCAGCCCTGAAGATTGTACTATGATGAACTATGCTAATCTCGAAGATGGCATGATGAAATGTGGGCCACATCCGGAGACAGTGCAATCCCAGCTCGTATGGATCacgcggaaggggggggggggggttctgcgTTACTAATTTGCTGGGCAGGCACCAAATTGCTAAGCTGCATAATGTTGTACAGTTGTAAAGCAGCTAATTAACCACTTGACGAAAGCAATCTTCGCTCCACATTGATTCTGGAATGGGCTTTTAATTCCAGAATGGGCTTTGAATCTGCATATTGGTTTTCTCTCGTCCTTTCTATGATTTGCCGCATTACATGTCATTTGGACTGATTGATTCATTCTGATGCAAGCAGGATGCCGATTGTTCTGGAGGTCAGCGGTGCGTTCTACACGCCAACTACTCGAGCAGGGCCAACTGTGAAACCGACCACCGTTGTGAGTAGCACTTCTTGCATCAAAACTtacatataaaataaaataaaataaattctggtgttttatgtgccaaaatcaagatatatgattgtgaggcacgtccCATTGTGGGGTGCTGCGGATTGATATTTACAAgctggggctctttaatgtgcacccagtgcacagtacacgggtgttttcgcatttcgtctccatAGAAATAACAGCCtccgcggccggaatttgatcccgcgctCTCAGACGTAGCAGCAAAACTCCAAAGAACACTATGCCACCATGGTGGGttgaacagaacagaacagaaattTTATTTAGATTATCAAAAAAATGGTATGCGAAAACGTCTGGAACCTTAGCCATAGGCTAGTTATGGATCCATACAGTTATACAAGGAAAAAGTAAACGATTCAGACACAATCATTTGTTGTggataaaacaaacaaaacaaaaacagaaaaaaaggaaatgcaagcaaacaAATACCAATAAAGCAAGGCACTGTCACCCACGACACGAGCCCCACACCACCAGTGAGGCAGCACGCATCGAAAACAAGACCCatggcctcccccccccccccccccacggcagCTCGCACACATACATGCCCGCGATGAGAACACAATAAACGACCATACAAAAAGAACCGGCCGAACACCCGCGACTCCAGCCGTCAGCAGAACGGCAACATGCAACAATCATCCACTCAATGCAGCAAGAATGCACACCGATATGCCATGTATACATTTGATGCGCAGTGTGTCGAGTAAAAACAAGAGTACATCGGCATTGACACTTACGTTACTATACATCCATAAACACATACGTACGTATAAAAAACAAACAGTTTGTTACAATGCTCCGAAACGAACTGGGTGGGTGATCTATTTAAAGCTGAGAAACAAGATAATGCGCAGAACCGATCAAAACGAGTAGGCGCTGACACTGACTAGCGCAACTTTTATGCGATAATCTGTGACTGGCCACTAACCCTTTTATTTTGCGCATTCACTTCTTCCTAAGCATTGTCCACCAATTGACGTGGAAGTAATTTTCATTGAAGTTCGATTACAAACTGCTTCGCAATTTTATTTCGTATCGCGTGAAGCAAAAcatctgtttcttttcttttgtcccACTGCAGGCATCGATGTCTCTCCCACATCATGCTCGGTGAGTATCAATAGCGTCCTACTTCAGCTATTGACACTGCAGCTTGTTAATTACTTTTCCCCTTGAATGATCACTCGTGTAGATGTCACCCAGAAGGCCTCCTTGAATATGTTTATTATTGGTGTGCGAATCGCAGTTTTTGACACCGCATGTAATAGTGCCAGAATGGAATACCGAATGTTTTTCGACTAGTTTGCAGATAAAGTACAGCTGTCTCGCCAATAATTATCACACGTTCCTCACCCTGGTAATTACAGCATTAGAAATGTTCTGTAATTATACCGCACACACAAAGCCTGCTTTACTAAAAGCACTAATACGACCAGTTGTTTAGCAAACGCTGGGCTCTATGAAGCTTACGCTGTCATGCATTATCTTGTCCGGTTTAGAAAGGCAAGCTTGTTGGCTTGCCTTTCTCTGTCTCTCGTTCGTATTGTCGCGCGGCAAACGGCGCCATTGTTGTCTAAAGCACGTTACAATAAAACGTATTCATAATTATACCAATAAGAATGCACAGCTTCTCCATATCTAAATAGTACCAAACAACACCCACTGCCGAATGGCGTGGCTAAACATTTCAATGCGAGTGATGTTGTGCCTTTAGCCGGAAAAGACTGGCTGTTAGAGCTACACGAAAGTACTGTCAACTgttacatgtactgtgattggcGTGACAATTATCACGTTTTTGCTTAAATTGGTTTTCACCGTGTAAAGTCATAAACGCAAGGTATTCGAAATGCATTCGAAACGAATATTCAGATTTCGTATAGCGACTGTTCGATTCGAGGACTCGATCGAATAGGCCGATATTCGATTGGTTATTCGAAAGCTCCGAATATTCGCTCAACGCTAATCCTTCGCGTCACAGTCATCCAACATCACCCTTTCTTTTGTCTTGTTCTCAGTGCGAGTTTGGCTTCCAATGCCGGCTCAAGGATTGCCCTTCGTCACCCTACGAGTGTAAGTATGcttgattatttttcttttctttcttcacctACTGCTCCTACTAACTGCATTTGCTGGGTTAAAATGGACCAGTATTAAGTCAGTGCAAAGGTGGAGCACGTTCTTTGTACTACAACAAGAAGTAGTGGCAAACATTATGTAAGAACATATAATTTTCTCTTCGTAAAAGTGCCCTTCGTCGATGCGTTAGAAGTCACACGTAAGACTTGAacaatgttatttatttatttcttgcttttATAGGTCTGGTCCTGGAACATCAAGACACCAGATGCGGAGGGATAAGCGTACGTAGTCTGCTGCTAGTAAACTCGCATAATTTGAGCGAACTGTGTTATTCATGACGGTATTGTCGGGTGGTTGTGGCATCTTAgttattatttattcattcacCTTCTTTCCTCGCGCAATAACCGAATGGAATAACTTGCCCATATCACTTGTTATTAACACTGAAAGCATTGAATGCGTTGACAGCTCAACATGCGACCATTGAAAAATGTTGTTTGCTTATTCTTATCTTGTTTTGGTGCAGTGTGTCTGAAatcgtaattttttttcctgttgtcATTCCATTGTAATTCTGGTCATTTTTGTTTTGCTACTCACGTACTCTTGCATTTCCTTGTTTTTTCCTGTACTTGTCTGCCCCTCCTGCAAGGGCCACTACAAGACCTGCAGTATTTTCTAAatcaataaacaaaataaaataaaagatacaTCTATTTAAACCAGCCCATAGGGAAACACCAGTGGCGCCTACAGAGATAGACCACCCGACGAGCAATCGTGCAGGAAATGACAGCTTTAACGTTAATATTAGCATATATTAAGGCGCCCACGCGGGTGCATAGTATCCCGGTATAAATTTGAGCAGGCTACTTAATAGGCATAGCAGAAAACAGCCTGTATTTTACATGAGCCAAAGGAAGGACCACACAATCCAGGACTGTTGATTAGCCCGTGTGATGAGGTCGGGAAATTTGCAGCTGAAGTCCGGCGTCGGCTGGCGctcaaaaaaaagggggggggggctggaagGGGCGTAATAGGACTCCTTTTGAAGACTCATTGGTTTTACGTTGGACTAAACATAGGCTGGTATAGATTAGCTGGCGCTGATTCTAACATGCGACGCTGGCACGAACCGAAAGTGCCCCTCTTTTCCTTTTGATGCTCCTTCTATAAGGTATTTATTCAGCGTGTTTTTTTTAACCTTCGACTATTTCAGGGTCCACAGTGTGGTCCGGACCAGGTGTGCGGATACCAGAAGACCGGTTTAGTGTGCATCAAGTGTCCCTGTTACGGCACCGACCGCTCCGTTTGTAAGTGCAGCTTCATAATTCCATGTGCACTCGTGGCTGGCTTCACACTTTATCAAAACAGAGCGCGTGTTTTCGAAGGGAGGGTTTAATGTTTCGCTGCAAGCTCGGTAATCAATGCATTCGCGACACTTCGCTGCATCACCGCCCTGCACTTattcctccccccacccccacccccgccCAGAAAAGAACGTGCGTGGGAGAGTGAGAATGGGGCCAGTACTTCAAACATTGAGTCTCCATGTGTACACTCACGCAAAAGAACTACAGGTCATGCAAATAATCCTTTGCCACGTGATCGCTGCGCTGTGCTTTCCTATAAACCTGACGCTATAATCAGGTCCATACGAGTGAATGAAACCAGGCTTTACAAGTGCGGCGCGTTCAGCGTGCATTCTGAATTGCAAGCCTCTTCCACGTTCGAGAACACCAACTTCTCAAGTGCTTTATATCTTGTGCAGCCATATTTATTCCTGTGTCGAGCGCAAGCTGCGGGTTCCATTTAAAGCTGGGACCCTTGAAAAGCACCGCCAGAGCTGTCCGCGCGTCCAAGGCACTTTAAGCTCTCCTACTGGACAGCAGCATCAATCAATAACTGTGTTCTCAATTGATCACTTCAAACATGCTTCCACTTCTGCATTTGCATGGCATCAAGCGATTCACTTGAGCGAAGCGATGAGCATTTCGCCCACATGCTTATACAATCGCGTGAGCACCGTCAAGTTCGCATAGGTCAGCTAGTATAGATACGGCAAACAGAACACAGCAGAAAAGAAAGTGTTGCCGACGGCACCCTTGCGTTAAACTTTCGTTCGCCTGgtttgtatgaaaaaaaaaatggctgcgtATCTCTACTTGCGTGAAGCCAGCTCATGCAGAGACATGCCCTATTGTATCGCTGCCTGTCGCCAATTAGGTCACGACAAACCCGGCATGAGTCATTGTAAACTGTTTTATTGGAGCATGCGGAAGAAAAGATGCCGTATTGATTGCATCTGTGTGGATTTTTGTAGTAGTATTAGGCCCACTATAGGATCGCTTCTTACTGAGAGACATGCGCTGTAGTCCGCGCTTCTCAGCTTTGGCCCTCCTTGAGACGCGACGTCATCGCTTCGTGACAATTTTTGTTATAACCGCAAATACTTTTTCGTGCTGCAGGTGTGGACAAGAAGCCTGGCGTCGAGTGTGGACCCAGCAGCATCGCACAGGTGAACCGCGACAACAGCTACGCGTGCAAGGGTTGCGCCTCGGCCACCTCAGTGCTTACCCGCTAGAAGCATCGGTGACTTCACTGAAGACACCGTGCAGTGCCCCACTTGCGCCATTGCTCGAGCAAGAAGTCTGTCCCGTTGCGAGCACGTATCGGCTGTGGACAAATGACATTAAAATAAATTAATGCCGCGTGATGGTGTGCACGTTCGCGGTAGTCCTGCTATAGTGTCCTTTACTTTACTGCGCCTGGCAAAATGTGTGAAAGACAGCGCCCACGCGGTCTCCTTTTGTTCGTACTAA from Dermacentor albipictus isolate Rhodes 1998 colony chromosome 7, USDA_Dalb.pri_finalv2, whole genome shotgun sequence includes the following:
- the LOC135912614 gene encoding uncharacterized protein, with the protein product MGSFHFMLAALAVLGYATAVSAATCQSDADCSGGQRCVLHANYSSRANCETDHRCIDVSPTSCSCEFGFQCRLKDCPSSPYECLVLEHQDTRCGGISGPQCGPDQVCGYQKTGLVCIKCPCYGTDRSVCVDKKPGVECGPSSIAQVNRDNSYACKGCASATSVLTR